The following proteins come from a genomic window of Pseudomonas syringae:
- a CDS encoding response regulator transcription factor has product MNILVIEDHRDIHDNLLEFFELRGHAVEGALDGLSGLHLAASKRFDAIILDIMLPGIDGNQICRSLRQYSKSEVAIVMLSARDELDDRLIGFKVGADDYITKPFAMSEVLARVEAVVSRRQPRHNRVMVVADLQFDLDTLEITRNGRPLKLNPTNMKLLELLMRKSPHIVKRSELEEVLWGRDAPNSSSLRSNIHMLRRALDGDHDTPLLHTAHGLGYKLCVPR; this is encoded by the coding sequence ATGAACATTCTGGTGATTGAAGACCACCGCGATATCCACGACAACCTGCTGGAGTTTTTCGAACTCCGCGGGCATGCCGTGGAAGGCGCACTGGATGGCCTGAGCGGCCTGCATCTGGCAGCGTCGAAACGTTTCGACGCGATCATTCTCGACATCATGCTGCCAGGCATCGACGGCAACCAGATCTGCCGAAGCCTGCGTCAGTATTCGAAATCGGAAGTTGCGATTGTGATGCTCAGTGCGCGTGATGAACTGGATGATCGCCTCATCGGTTTCAAGGTGGGCGCGGATGACTACATCACCAAGCCCTTTGCAATGTCCGAGGTGCTGGCCCGGGTCGAGGCGGTGGTGAGCCGGCGTCAGCCCAGACACAACCGGGTCATGGTAGTTGCCGACCTGCAGTTTGACCTGGACACTCTTGAGATAACCCGCAACGGCAGGCCCTTGAAGCTCAACCCGACCAACATGAAGCTGCTTGAATTGTTGATGCGCAAAAGCCCGCATATCGTCAAGCGCAGCGAACTGGAAGAAGTGCTCTGGGGCCGCGATGCGCCAAACAGCAGTAGCCTGCGCAGCAACATTCATATGCTCAGACGCGCCCTGGACGGCGACCATGACACGCCGCTGTTGCACACCGCTCACGGGCTTGGCTACAAATTGTGCGTGCCGCGCTGA
- a CDS encoding GGDEF domain-containing protein yields MFRIIQPHRWKLAVLLIASNLGLLAFLAFGDIKYVSEWKWLDIVGEGGSALLSLVWLFLVFKSRPAGRVTNYLSVGLSCVFFSWWIDALDEFIRLPAEIEWDHWLESGPMPVGLILLTIGIYHWHREQLAISAQMEKRERGFREHRLYDKLTPLGSADYLKRQLVVSLEQSVCEQQPLSLLALDIDDFSAINHAYGHTEGDEVLSALSHLLVLNLRRQDLLCRLAGDRFVVLLPNTGESQAKVLALELQQAVASLAHKTRQQGERILLSASVAVVMALNETPDNLLRRLNLSLARARRPLTRTA; encoded by the coding sequence ATGTTCAGGATCATCCAACCCCATCGCTGGAAACTCGCTGTTCTGCTGATTGCCTCCAATCTGGGGCTGCTGGCGTTTCTGGCGTTTGGCGATATCAAATACGTCAGCGAATGGAAGTGGCTGGATATCGTCGGCGAAGGCGGCTCTGCCCTGCTGTCGCTGGTCTGGCTGTTTCTGGTGTTCAAGAGCCGTCCCGCCGGTCGGGTGACCAATTACCTGTCGGTGGGCCTGAGCTGCGTGTTCTTTTCGTGGTGGATCGACGCGCTGGACGAGTTCATTCGCCTGCCTGCCGAGATCGAATGGGACCACTGGCTGGAGTCCGGGCCGATGCCGGTCGGGCTGATCCTGCTGACGATCGGTATCTACCACTGGCACCGCGAGCAACTGGCGATCAGCGCGCAGATGGAAAAACGCGAGCGTGGCTTTCGTGAGCACCGGCTTTACGACAAGCTCACTCCGCTGGGCAGTGCCGACTACCTGAAACGTCAGTTGGTGGTGAGCCTGGAACAAAGCGTCTGCGAGCAGCAACCGCTGTCACTGCTGGCGCTGGACATCGATGACTTCAGCGCCATCAACCACGCCTACGGCCACACCGAAGGTGACGAGGTGCTGTCTGCGCTGAGCCATTTGCTGGTGCTCAATCTGCGGCGTCAGGACCTGCTCTGCCGCCTGGCCGGCGACCGTTTTGTGGTGCTGTTGCCCAACACCGGCGAAAGCCAGGCCAAGGTGCTGGCCCTTGAACTGCAACAGGCGGTCGCCAGCCTGGCGCACAAGACCCGGCAACAAGGTGAACGCATTCTGCTGTCGGCCAGCGTTGCAGTTGTGATGGCGCTCAACGAAACGCCGGACAACCTGCTGCGACGCCTCAACCTGTCGCTGGCCCGCGCCCGGCGTCCGCTGACGCGCACTGCCTGA
- a CDS encoding energy transducer TonB, with translation MNSMALSYEPSRDESVNWPWLRNNGLAAAVALALHGVLIGGLMLGWSVREKLPEPPRTLITQLMILPSAPTPTPVAAAPVAVIEPVQAPTPVPVAAPPVAKPIETPKPQVEPQRQLEQAALARKRVDEQKREREVEQRQRAQRVLEAQQQQRVADQQRLQVQAEQQRQAEQARQSAERARPSQAAQQAQSQVAADSSQYQPLSKEAPDYPERALDKGIEGDCTVVYDVSPQGKVVNPQVQGSCHPLFMRPSLAAAETFRYQPKIVEGRAVTVSGVKNTFHYRIK, from the coding sequence ATGAACAGCATGGCCCTCAGCTATGAACCGTCTCGCGACGAATCGGTGAACTGGCCCTGGCTGCGCAACAATGGCCTGGCGGCGGCTGTCGCGCTGGCGTTGCACGGTGTGCTGATCGGTGGGTTGATGCTGGGCTGGAGCGTGCGTGAAAAACTGCCTGAGCCGCCCCGAACGTTGATCACCCAGTTAATGATTCTACCGTCCGCACCTACACCAACACCCGTGGCCGCAGCACCGGTGGCGGTGATCGAACCTGTTCAGGCCCCGACGCCGGTTCCCGTAGCCGCGCCGCCGGTAGCAAAACCCATCGAAACCCCGAAGCCACAGGTCGAACCGCAACGTCAACTGGAGCAGGCTGCTCTGGCGCGCAAGCGGGTGGATGAGCAGAAGCGTGAGCGCGAAGTCGAGCAGCGTCAACGTGCGCAACGGGTTCTTGAAGCGCAACAGCAGCAACGCGTGGCTGATCAGCAGCGCCTGCAGGTTCAGGCCGAGCAACAACGTCAGGCCGAACAGGCGCGCCAGTCCGCCGAACGTGCCCGCCCGTCGCAAGCTGCGCAGCAGGCACAATCGCAGGTGGCCGCCGACAGCAGTCAGTATCAGCCGCTGAGCAAAGAGGCGCCGGACTACCCGGAACGGGCTTTGGACAAAGGCATCGAGGGGGATTGCACGGTGGTGTACGACGTGTCGCCGCAAGGCAAGGTGGTCAACCCGCAAGTGCAGGGCAGTTGCCACCCGCTGTTCATGCGTCCGTCATTGGCGGCGGCGGAAACCTTTCGTTATCAGCCGAAGATTGTCGAGGGCAGGGCGGTGACGGTGTCCGGGGTGAAGAATACGTTTCATTACCGGATCAAGTAG
- the tolQ gene encoding protein TolQ, producing MHATLEHMTVWGLISDASLLVKAVMLILLLASLVSWFLIIQRSLALRHYERSLDAFQQRFRSEPELAPLYAESRSAPEGTEGIKPVFNAGYAEYVQLKQRPGIEPDAVLSGVERSLQVAISEQELQLEKGLQFLATVGSVSPYIGLFGTVWGIMNSFIGLSQVQQATLSTVAPGIAEALIATAIGLFAAIPAVIAYNCFAARGQTLTARYYTFGNELQVRLNRTLQGLTRNMAAAA from the coding sequence ATGCACGCCACCCTCGAACACATGACCGTCTGGGGCCTGATCAGCGATGCCAGCCTGCTGGTCAAGGCCGTGATGCTGATTCTGCTGCTCGCATCACTGGTCAGCTGGTTTCTGATCATCCAGCGCAGCCTGGCCCTGCGTCACTACGAGCGCTCGCTGGATGCCTTTCAGCAGCGTTTTCGCAGTGAACCCGAACTGGCTCCGCTGTATGCCGAGAGCCGGTCGGCTCCAGAGGGTACTGAAGGAATCAAGCCGGTCTTCAACGCCGGTTACGCCGAGTACGTGCAGCTCAAACAGCGTCCGGGTATCGAGCCTGATGCAGTGCTGTCAGGTGTCGAGCGCTCGCTGCAAGTCGCGATCAGCGAGCAGGAATTGCAGCTGGAAAAGGGCTTGCAGTTTCTCGCCACGGTCGGCTCGGTTAGCCCGTATATCGGCCTGTTCGGCACCGTCTGGGGGATCATGAACTCCTTCATCGGCCTGTCTCAGGTGCAGCAGGCCACGCTGTCGACGGTCGCGCCGGGCATTGCCGAAGCCCTGATCGCCACCGCCATCGGCCTGTTTGCCGCCATTCCGGCGGTTATTGCCTACAACTGCTTTGCGGCACGCGGCCAGACCCTGACCGCGCGCTATTACACCTTTGGCAACGAATTGCAGGTGCGCCTGAACCGCACCCTGCAAGGCCTGACACGCAACATGGCCGCTGCGGCCTGA
- a CDS encoding ABC transporter substrate-binding protein — protein MSLPRLAALVASLTLSGLTFAAPTQYPLTLENCGSSLTFAHAPSKAVTIGQAGTEMLYELGLGDKLVGTSLWFNNVLPRFKAQNDKVQRLADNEPSFEAVIGKRPELVVVQLEWMVGKQGAVGTREQFHDLKIPTYILPSDCEGKDNLVGADGTRLEPFRIETIYKSIEQLAQVFDVQDRGEKLVADLKSRLSAAIANVRQNQANDVSALFWFSSSELASDPFVAGRKGIPDFMLNSLGMRNIVQSDEEWPTVGWETIAKANPSILVIARMDRRRFPADDYLKKIEFLKSDPVTRNMDAVKHDRIVIIDAEGMQAGLRLFIGFEELADAANRFNAAQ, from the coding sequence ATGTCGCTGCCCCGCCTCGCCGCACTCGTCGCCAGCCTGACCTTGTCCGGCCTGACCTTCGCCGCGCCCACACAGTACCCGCTGACCCTCGAAAACTGCGGTTCGAGCCTCACCTTCGCCCATGCACCGAGCAAGGCCGTGACCATTGGCCAGGCCGGCACTGAAATGCTTTACGAGCTGGGCCTGGGCGACAAACTGGTCGGCACTTCGCTGTGGTTCAACAACGTACTGCCGCGCTTCAAGGCGCAGAACGACAAGGTGCAGCGTCTGGCCGACAACGAACCCAGCTTCGAAGCGGTGATTGGCAAGCGTCCTGAGCTGGTGGTTGTTCAGTTGGAGTGGATGGTTGGTAAACAGGGCGCGGTCGGCACCCGCGAGCAGTTTCATGATCTGAAAATCCCGACGTACATCCTGCCGTCCGATTGCGAGGGCAAAGACAACCTGGTGGGCGCCGATGGCACACGCCTGGAGCCCTTCCGCATCGAGACCATCTACAAGAGCATCGAGCAGCTGGCGCAGGTGTTCGATGTGCAGGATCGCGGCGAAAAACTGGTTGCTGATCTTAAGTCGCGTCTGAGCGCAGCGATTGCCAACGTCAGGCAGAACCAGGCCAACGACGTGTCGGCGCTGTTCTGGTTTTCCAGCTCCGAGCTTGCCAGCGACCCGTTCGTGGCAGGCCGCAAAGGCATTCCGGACTTCATGCTCAACAGCCTGGGCATGCGCAATATCGTGCAGTCCGACGAAGAGTGGCCAACCGTAGGCTGGGAAACCATCGCCAAGGCCAACCCGAGCATTCTGGTGATTGCGCGCATGGACCGCCGCCGCTTCCCGGCCGACGACTACCTGAAGAAAATCGAATTTCTCAAAAGCGACCCGGTGACGCGCAACATGGACGCGGTCAAGCATGACCGGATCGTGATCATCGACGCCGAGGGTATGCAAGCCGGTCTGCGCCTGTTCATCGGGTTCGAAGAACTGGCTGACGCCGCCAACCGCTTCAACGCTGCGCAATGA
- a CDS encoding phosphatase PAP2 family protein, which produces MTSTHSRLRFYGINLGLPVLFALLVFVTFDLTNLDRRLSDLLFDSAAGLFPIGHIRLFETITHKWARIIPNLTGELAIIGAIASFVWPLLEKYRDSGLTRLAVRARLEGPLQFARRHRLDFLFVTVAFALSTGMIHYLKSHTSVYCPVETTLYGGPQAHIEWFRNFNLLHEAGAGRCWPGGHASGAFSLLALYFVARRYCWRYSKVLLAGILLLGMIYGTTRVLQGWHFMSHTFWAGIVVWLSTLLVALCFYGRSTLQQPIHAARRALMSGQPDALLARGTDSATTVS; this is translated from the coding sequence ATGACATCGACCCACTCCAGATTGCGGTTTTACGGCATTAATCTGGGTTTACCCGTGCTTTTCGCTTTACTGGTGTTCGTGACATTTGACCTGACCAACCTTGATCGACGATTGAGCGACTTGCTGTTTGATTCGGCAGCCGGGTTGTTCCCGATCGGGCATATCCGGCTGTTCGAAACCATCACCCACAAATGGGCGCGGATCATTCCCAACCTGACCGGCGAGCTGGCAATCATCGGCGCGATCGCCTCGTTTGTCTGGCCGCTGCTGGAAAAATATCGCGACTCTGGCCTGACACGGCTTGCTGTACGCGCCCGGCTTGAAGGCCCTCTGCAATTTGCACGCAGGCATCGGCTTGATTTCCTCTTCGTGACGGTCGCATTTGCGCTGAGCACCGGCATGATCCATTACCTGAAAAGCCACACCAGCGTGTATTGCCCGGTCGAAACCACTTTGTACGGTGGTCCTCAGGCGCATATCGAGTGGTTCAGAAACTTCAATCTGTTGCATGAAGCAGGCGCCGGGCGATGCTGGCCTGGCGGCCACGCGTCAGGTGCATTCAGCCTGTTGGCTTTGTATTTCGTGGCGCGGCGCTATTGCTGGAGGTATTCAAAGGTACTGCTGGCGGGAATATTGTTGCTGGGGATGATCTATGGCACTACGCGCGTGCTGCAAGGCTGGCATTTTATGTCGCATACCTTCTGGGCGGGCATTGTGGTGTGGCTGAGTACGCTGCTGGTTGCCCTGTGTTTCTACGGACGCTCGACCCTGCAACAACCGATACACGCCGCGCGCCGAGCCTTGATGTCCGGGCAACCTGATGCATTGCTGGCTCGGGGTACCGATTCAGCGACTACAGTTTCCTGA
- a CDS encoding AraC family transcriptional regulator: MTIKSDWYEADSRFIPGHYQPATLIDLALSRGIDSHRLLKGTSLFYEDIVAGKTRLSPHQFFALIGNAQRQMEADDTSFLFGQRLFPGHYGAASHALRHAQSLHQALEVLICQQALLSPLLTPRLELDEHFAYLYWLDNCGAGEQQRFLLEASMTALVAMSQQLGGERLPWECSVCHEEPRYVEQYWVHLGENTLFGRPLNMMRLPRHYLTRSWPGASPIAAQVARQEAAQQLAALGMQASLLDRLHDHLRHHVRDAVGLDQVAQAFAMSPATLKRKLQKHGTSFQAQHDLARKHVALYLYQIKGMSNEAVAEYLNFNDPANFRRSFKRWTGSTPTLIQRLFRFD, from the coding sequence GTGACCATCAAGAGTGACTGGTACGAGGCCGACAGCCGCTTCATTCCGGGCCATTACCAGCCTGCCACACTGATTGACCTGGCGCTGTCACGCGGCATCGACAGCCATCGCCTGCTGAAAGGCACCAGCCTGTTCTACGAAGACATCGTGGCGGGCAAGACCCGACTCAGCCCCCACCAATTCTTTGCCTTGATCGGTAACGCACAACGCCAGATGGAAGCCGATGACACCAGCTTTCTGTTCGGTCAGCGGTTGTTTCCCGGTCACTACGGCGCAGCCAGCCATGCCTTGCGCCATGCGCAGAGTCTGCACCAGGCGCTTGAGGTGCTGATCTGTCAGCAAGCCTTGCTCAGCCCGCTGCTCACCCCGCGCCTGGAGCTGGACGAGCATTTCGCCTACCTCTACTGGCTGGACAACTGCGGCGCGGGCGAACAGCAACGCTTCCTGCTGGAGGCCAGCATGACCGCACTGGTTGCGATGAGTCAGCAGTTGGGCGGCGAACGCCTGCCGTGGGAGTGCAGCGTCTGTCACGAGGAGCCGCGCTACGTTGAGCAATACTGGGTCCATCTGGGCGAAAACACCCTTTTTGGCCGCCCGCTGAACATGATGCGTCTGCCCAGGCATTACCTGACCCGTTCATGGCCCGGCGCATCGCCGATTGCCGCGCAGGTTGCCCGGCAGGAAGCTGCGCAACAACTGGCTGCGCTGGGCATGCAGGCCAGCCTGCTGGACCGGTTGCATGATCATCTGCGCCATCATGTGCGTGACGCTGTGGGTCTCGATCAGGTCGCTCAGGCTTTCGCCATGAGCCCGGCCACACTCAAGCGCAAGCTGCAAAAACACGGCACCAGCTTTCAGGCCCAGCACGACCTGGCGCGCAAACATGTTGCGCTGTACCTGTATCAGATCAAAGGGATGAGCAACGAAGCAGTGGCCGAGTACCTGAATTTCAACGATCCGGCCAACTTCCGCCGTTCGTTCAAACGCTGGACCGGCAGCACGCCGACGCTGATCCAGCGCTTGTTCCGTTTCGACTGA
- the tolR gene encoding protein TolR, with protein sequence MLVKPQRKHGPKAEMNVVPYIDVMLVLLVIFMVTAPMLTQGVKLDLPKVASEALASDTRQRIVTLSVKAQGGYYWNLGDTVDTQLQTDQAASLEDMQGRIAQIVAERQDTQVLIRADDKADYGRVVAAMAALQRSGVTQLGLVTEAPQ encoded by the coding sequence ATGCTGGTCAAACCGCAACGCAAACACGGCCCGAAAGCCGAAATGAACGTCGTGCCGTACATCGACGTGATGCTGGTGCTACTGGTGATTTTCATGGTGACCGCGCCGATGCTGACCCAGGGCGTGAAGCTCGACCTGCCGAAAGTCGCCAGCGAAGCCCTCGCCAGCGATACCCGGCAGCGCATCGTGACCCTGTCGGTCAAGGCGCAAGGCGGCTACTACTGGAACCTGGGCGACACCGTTGATACGCAGTTGCAGACCGATCAGGCTGCCAGCCTTGAAGACATGCAGGGGCGCATCGCGCAAATCGTGGCCGAGCGCCAGGACACGCAAGTGCTCATTCGTGCCGATGACAAGGCTGACTATGGCCGGGTAGTCGCTGCCATGGCCGCGCTGCAACGCAGTGGCGTGACGCAATTGGGGCTGGTGACCGAGGCACCGCAATGA
- a CDS encoding histidine phosphatase family protein has translation MADTVINNKNLLPVAGIHRRFNIHQNIVSISIVVTLVAICAWFFTAFSSVHVVDLGAGNNLKVSGLREQWLRGDVVVMIRHAERCDRSTNPCMASAEGITLKGRDAALAVGAGLQKMGLARARLVASPKVRTQQTAELLAGHAVPAQEWITECDSGFMKAVQAHKVSGENLVLITHSGCIDQFERKVGVPGGERSSDYAEAFFVQMDGSHLPKVIGSLNVEQWANLNSEQFN, from the coding sequence TTGGCTGACACGGTAATCAACAACAAGAATCTGCTTCCCGTTGCGGGCATCCATCGACGTTTCAACATTCATCAGAACATCGTATCGATCTCCATCGTTGTAACACTGGTGGCGATTTGCGCGTGGTTTTTCACTGCGTTTTCAAGCGTGCACGTGGTGGATCTCGGTGCGGGCAACAACCTGAAGGTATCGGGCCTGCGCGAGCAATGGCTGCGGGGGGATGTGGTGGTGATGATTCGGCATGCCGAACGCTGCGACCGCTCGACGAACCCGTGCATGGCCAGCGCCGAGGGCATCACCCTCAAGGGTCGGGACGCCGCGCTGGCGGTTGGCGCAGGGTTACAGAAAATGGGCCTGGCCCGCGCCCGGTTGGTCGCCAGCCCCAAGGTTCGTACGCAACAGACCGCAGAATTGCTGGCCGGGCATGCAGTGCCGGCCCAGGAATGGATCACCGAATGTGACAGCGGCTTCATGAAAGCCGTACAGGCTCATAAAGTCAGCGGTGAAAATCTGGTACTGATCACCCACAGCGGTTGCATCGACCAGTTCGAGCGCAAAGTGGGTGTACCTGGCGGCGAGCGCTCAAGTGATTATGCCGAAGCCTTCTTCGTGCAAATGGATGGCAGCCACCTGCCGAAAGTAATCGGTTCACTGAACGTCGAACAATGGGCAAACCTCAACAGCGAGCAATTCAATTGA
- a CDS encoding phytase, producing the protein MMISLSPRPAGLMLLLSLAAGVAQASPPTDLNLTRWAEKAPFKAQSVAFVPGSDGARRLAASIKGGLLLLDDQGKELANMPGSFQGLDSRLTGASVLVATLDNSRQQAMLTQLDPATTQWTKPLYLPARDYSVAGLCLYRDDASNLFVFLVGEEGKGEQWLVGAADRLNDVPRLVRNLPLPPNAEFCQVDDAAHRLFVNEQNIGWWAYPAHPEADVARQPVALREPFGELKQAAGAVAVVPGGLLALDPKGKSLHLYQQQGQSESWTPVADLSLMNLKKPEGLSAREDKTGVQLLVNDNDGERLYQGELSWTPQPVAIAAPLPSVMPLSQSQPVGRQGDAADDPAIWVNPQNPALSRVLGTNKKQGLLTYDLSGKQLQELPVGRLNNVDVRPGFMLGKHKVDLAVASNRDRNSLSLFSIDRSSGVVREAGEIPTPLAEIYGVCLFKPASGELYAFANGKDGSFLQYRLSAADGKAHGEMVRRFKVETQPEGCVADDQRQRLFLGEEDVGVWEVDARADQPATLSSVIKVGEAVHADVEGLALYQSDSHDYLVISSQGNDSYVVVDAEPPYALRGAFRVGLNAEAGIDGTSETDGIEVTSMNLGGPWSKGMLVVQDGRKRMPEQAQNFKFVPWAEVVKTLSLP; encoded by the coding sequence ATGATGATTTCGTTATCACCCAGACCGGCTGGTCTGATGCTGTTGCTGAGTCTGGCGGCCGGCGTTGCACAGGCCTCGCCGCCGACCGACCTGAACCTGACACGCTGGGCCGAAAAGGCGCCGTTCAAGGCGCAGTCTGTGGCGTTTGTGCCAGGCAGTGACGGGGCTCGACGTCTTGCGGCAAGTATCAAAGGCGGGTTGTTGTTGCTGGACGATCAGGGTAAAGAACTGGCAAACATGCCGGGTTCCTTTCAAGGCCTCGACAGTCGCCTGACAGGCGCCAGTGTGCTGGTTGCGACGCTGGACAACAGCCGCCAGCAGGCAATGCTGACTCAGCTTGATCCGGCGACAACGCAGTGGACGAAGCCGCTGTACTTGCCCGCCCGCGATTATTCGGTGGCCGGCCTGTGCCTGTACCGCGATGACGCCAGCAACCTGTTTGTGTTTCTGGTCGGCGAAGAGGGCAAGGGCGAGCAGTGGCTGGTCGGCGCTGCTGACCGCTTGAATGACGTGCCGCGTCTGGTGCGCAATCTGCCGCTGCCGCCGAACGCCGAGTTCTGTCAGGTCGACGACGCGGCACACCGCCTGTTCGTCAATGAACAGAACATCGGCTGGTGGGCCTACCCGGCGCACCCAGAGGCCGACGTCGCTCGCCAGCCGGTGGCCCTGCGCGAGCCGTTTGGCGAGCTGAAACAGGCGGCAGGTGCAGTGGCTGTTGTGCCGGGCGGCCTGCTGGCACTGGACCCGAAAGGCAAGTCCTTGCACCTTTATCAGCAGCAGGGGCAGTCAGAGAGCTGGACGCCAGTGGCCGATCTGTCGCTGATGAACCTGAAAAAGCCCGAAGGCCTGTCTGCACGGGAAGACAAGACCGGTGTGCAACTGCTGGTCAACGACAACGACGGTGAGCGGCTGTACCAGGGCGAGTTGAGCTGGACGCCACAACCGGTGGCCATTGCTGCGCCGCTGCCCAGTGTCATGCCGCTCAGCCAGAGCCAGCCGGTCGGGCGGCAGGGCGATGCCGCCGATGATCCGGCGATCTGGGTCAACCCGCAGAATCCGGCCCTGAGCCGGGTGCTGGGCACCAACAAGAAACAGGGCCTGCTGACCTACGACCTCAGCGGCAAACAGTTACAGGAACTGCCGGTCGGGCGCTTGAACAACGTCGATGTGCGCCCCGGCTTCATGCTTGGCAAGCACAAGGTGGATCTGGCGGTGGCCAGCAACCGTGATCGCAACAGCCTGAGCCTGTTCAGCATCGACCGCAGCAGTGGCGTGGTCCGCGAAGCGGGCGAGATCCCTACGCCACTGGCAGAAATCTACGGTGTCTGCCTGTTCAAGCCGGCCAGCGGCGAGCTGTATGCCTTCGCCAACGGCAAGGACGGCAGCTTTCTGCAATACCGCCTCAGCGCAGCGGATGGCAAGGCGCACGGCGAGATGGTGCGGCGTTTCAAGGTCGAGACCCAGCCCGAAGGCTGTGTTGCCGACGACCAGCGTCAGCGCCTGTTTCTCGGTGAAGAGGACGTGGGCGTCTGGGAAGTCGATGCGCGCGCCGATCAGCCCGCGACGTTGTCCAGCGTGATCAAGGTCGGCGAGGCGGTGCATGCCGACGTCGAGGGCCTGGCGCTGTATCAGAGTGACAGCCACGACTATCTGGTGATCTCCAGTCAGGGCAACGACAGCTACGTGGTGGTCGATGCCGAGCCGCCCTACGCGCTGCGCGGCGCTTTTCGGGTCGGCCTGAACGCCGAGGCCGGAATTGACGGTACGTCTGAAACCGATGGCATCGAGGTGACTTCCATGAACCTGGGCGGGCCCTGGAGCAAGGGCATGCTGGTGGTGCAGGACGGGCGCAAGCGCATGCCCGAACAGGCACAGAACTTCAAGTTCGTGCCGTGGGCCGAGGTCGTGAAGACCCTGTCGCTGCCGTAA